A section of the Humulus lupulus chromosome 2, drHumLupu1.1, whole genome shotgun sequence genome encodes:
- the LOC133818125 gene encoding protein DSS1 HOMOLOG ON CHROMOSOME V-like has product MEKDPKVATEDPKVDLFEDDDEFEEFEINEEWDEKEEGKETTQQWEDDWDDDDVNDDFSQQLKKELENNVAKS; this is encoded by the exons ATGGAGAAGGATCCAAAGGTTGCAACGGAAGACCCCAAGGTCGATTTGTTTGAAGATGATGACGAGTTTGAAGAATTTGAGATCAACGAAG AGTGGgatgagaaagaagaaggaaaagaaacaACACAACAATGGGAAGATGATTGGGATGATGATGATGTCAATGATGACTTTTCACAGCAGCTAAAGAAAGAGTTGGAGAATAATGTTGCGAAGAGCTGA
- the LOC133818126 gene encoding protein farnesyltransferase subunit beta-like isoform X4, producing MFLQRMKQPSGGFRMHDGGEIDVRACYTAISVTSILNILDDELVQNVGNYILSCQTYEGGIGGEPNSEAHGGYTFCGLATMILINEVHRLDLSPLIDWLVFRQGGECGFQGRTNKLVDGCYSFWQGGSFALLRRVGSFIDEQLMRPDDVGRCSTSTVSDIPEQGGLNASFHVNYNDIGHNFITTCPVMEHLFNSHALQQYILLCTQVVLKENLVLTLFRDEYILLHEEYQLYVLPRILESKRTAKSGRTKQKEADLEYSVAKKVEKMIRYIEMISLEQFLTTFVVEAFRMEECISLIFVYISCFEFSDKGI from the exons ATGTTTCTGCAGCGGATGAAACAGCCAAGTGGGGGTTTCAG GATGCATGATGGTGGAGAAATTGATGTTCGGGCCTGCTATACTGCCATTTCA GTTACAAGTATTTTGAACATTTTGGATGATGAACTAGTTCAGAATGTTGGAAATTACATATTAAG CTGTCAGACTTACGAAGGTGGCATTGGTGGAGAACCTAACTCTGAAGCACATGGTGG GTACACCTTTTGTGGGTTGGCTACAATGATTTTGATCAATGAGGTCCATCGTTTGGACTTGTCTCCTTTAATT GATTGGCTGGTATTTCGTCAAGGAGGGGAGTGTGGATTTCAAGGGAGAACCAATAAATTGGTTGATGGATGCTATTCCTTTTGGCAG GGAGGTTCTTTTGCATTATTACGAAGAGTCGGTTCATTTATTGATGAACAACTGATGAGGCCAGATGATGTTGGACGTTGCAGCACTTCCACAGTATCTGATATACCTGAACAGGGAG GTCTAAATGCTTCTTTCCATGTGAATTACAATGATATTGGTCATAACTTTATCACAACATGTCCAGTAATGGAGCACCTTTTCAACAGCCATGCATTGCAGCAATACATACTTCTATGCACACAG GTGGTACTTAAAGAAAATCTAGTTCTAACATTATTTAGGGATGAG TATATACTTCTGCATGAGGAATATCAGCTCTATGTTCTACCCAGAATTTTGGAATCAAAGAGGACGGCAAAATCTGGACGCACCAAGCAAAAAGAAGCAGATTTGGAATATAGTGTTGCAAAGAAGGTTGAAAAAATGATTAG gtatattgagatgatttctttggagcaattcttgacaacatttgtagttgaagcctttagaatggaagaatgtatttcactaatttttgtttacatttcttgttttgaatttagtgataaaggaatctga
- the LOC133818126 gene encoding protein farnesyltransferase subunit beta-like isoform X2 yields MPHLAKTYAAVNSLITIGGHEALSSINRSTLYMFLQRMKQPSGGFRMHDGGEIDVRACYTAISVTSILNILDDELVQNVGNYILSCQTYEGGIGGEPNSEAHGGYTFCGLATMILINEVHRLDLSPLIDWLVFRQGGECGFQGRTNKLVDGCYSFWQGGSFALLRRVGSFIDEQLMRPDDVGRCSTSTVSDIPEQGGLNASFHVNYNDIGHNFITTCPVMEHLFNSHALQQYILLCTQVVLKENLVLTLFRDEYILLHEEYQLYVLPRILESKRTAKSGRTKQKEADLEYSVAKKVEKMIRYIEMISLEQFLTTFVVEAFRMEECISLIFVYISCFEFSDKGI; encoded by the exons ATGCCACATCTTGCAAAAACTTATGCAGCTGTCAATTCACTTATTACTATCGGTGGTCATGAAGCTTTGTCTTCAATCAATAG AAGTACATTATACATGTTTCTGCAGCGGATGAAACAGCCAAGTGGGGGTTTCAG GATGCATGATGGTGGAGAAATTGATGTTCGGGCCTGCTATACTGCCATTTCA GTTACAAGTATTTTGAACATTTTGGATGATGAACTAGTTCAGAATGTTGGAAATTACATATTAAG CTGTCAGACTTACGAAGGTGGCATTGGTGGAGAACCTAACTCTGAAGCACATGGTGG GTACACCTTTTGTGGGTTGGCTACAATGATTTTGATCAATGAGGTCCATCGTTTGGACTTGTCTCCTTTAATT GATTGGCTGGTATTTCGTCAAGGAGGGGAGTGTGGATTTCAAGGGAGAACCAATAAATTGGTTGATGGATGCTATTCCTTTTGGCAG GGAGGTTCTTTTGCATTATTACGAAGAGTCGGTTCATTTATTGATGAACAACTGATGAGGCCAGATGATGTTGGACGTTGCAGCACTTCCACAGTATCTGATATACCTGAACAGGGAG GTCTAAATGCTTCTTTCCATGTGAATTACAATGATATTGGTCATAACTTTATCACAACATGTCCAGTAATGGAGCACCTTTTCAACAGCCATGCATTGCAGCAATACATACTTCTATGCACACAG GTGGTACTTAAAGAAAATCTAGTTCTAACATTATTTAGGGATGAG TATATACTTCTGCATGAGGAATATCAGCTCTATGTTCTACCCAGAATTTTGGAATCAAAGAGGACGGCAAAATCTGGACGCACCAAGCAAAAAGAAGCAGATTTGGAATATAGTGTTGCAAAGAAGGTTGAAAAAATGATTAG gtatattgagatgatttctttggagcaattcttgacaacatttgtagttgaagcctttagaatggaagaatgtatttcactaatttttgtttacatttcttgttttgaatttagtgataaaggaatctga
- the LOC133818126 gene encoding protein farnesyltransferase subunit beta-like isoform X1: protein MCGGLNREVMPHLAKTYAAVNSLITIGGHEALSSINRSTLYMFLQRMKQPSGGFRMHDGGEIDVRACYTAISVTSILNILDDELVQNVGNYILSCQTYEGGIGGEPNSEAHGGYTFCGLATMILINEVHRLDLSPLIDWLVFRQGGECGFQGRTNKLVDGCYSFWQGGSFALLRRVGSFIDEQLMRPDDVGRCSTSTVSDIPEQGGLNASFHVNYNDIGHNFITTCPVMEHLFNSHALQQYILLCTQVVLKENLVLTLFRDEYILLHEEYQLYVLPRILESKRTAKSGRTKQKEADLEYSVAKKVEKMIRYIEMISLEQFLTTFVVEAFRMEECISLIFVYISCFEFSDKGI from the exons TGAAGTG ATGCCACATCTTGCAAAAACTTATGCAGCTGTCAATTCACTTATTACTATCGGTGGTCATGAAGCTTTGTCTTCAATCAATAG AAGTACATTATACATGTTTCTGCAGCGGATGAAACAGCCAAGTGGGGGTTTCAG GATGCATGATGGTGGAGAAATTGATGTTCGGGCCTGCTATACTGCCATTTCA GTTACAAGTATTTTGAACATTTTGGATGATGAACTAGTTCAGAATGTTGGAAATTACATATTAAG CTGTCAGACTTACGAAGGTGGCATTGGTGGAGAACCTAACTCTGAAGCACATGGTGG GTACACCTTTTGTGGGTTGGCTACAATGATTTTGATCAATGAGGTCCATCGTTTGGACTTGTCTCCTTTAATT GATTGGCTGGTATTTCGTCAAGGAGGGGAGTGTGGATTTCAAGGGAGAACCAATAAATTGGTTGATGGATGCTATTCCTTTTGGCAG GGAGGTTCTTTTGCATTATTACGAAGAGTCGGTTCATTTATTGATGAACAACTGATGAGGCCAGATGATGTTGGACGTTGCAGCACTTCCACAGTATCTGATATACCTGAACAGGGAG GTCTAAATGCTTCTTTCCATGTGAATTACAATGATATTGGTCATAACTTTATCACAACATGTCCAGTAATGGAGCACCTTTTCAACAGCCATGCATTGCAGCAATACATACTTCTATGCACACAG GTGGTACTTAAAGAAAATCTAGTTCTAACATTATTTAGGGATGAG TATATACTTCTGCATGAGGAATATCAGCTCTATGTTCTACCCAGAATTTTGGAATCAAAGAGGACGGCAAAATCTGGACGCACCAAGCAAAAAGAAGCAGATTTGGAATATAGTGTTGCAAAGAAGGTTGAAAAAATGATTAG gtatattgagatgatttctttggagcaattcttgacaacatttgtagttgaagcctttagaatggaagaatgtatttcactaatttttgtttacatttcttgttttgaatttagtgataaaggaatctga
- the LOC133818126 gene encoding protein farnesyltransferase subunit beta-like isoform X3, translating into MCGGLNREVMPHLAKTYAAVNSLITIGGHEALSSINRSTLYMFLQRMKQPSGGFRMHDGGEIDVRACYTAISVTSILNILDDELVQNVGNYILSCQTYEGGIGGEPNSEAHGGYTFCGLATMILINEVHRLDLSPLIDWLVFRQGGECGFQGRTNKLVDGCYSFWQGGSFALLRRVGSFIDEQLMRPDDVGRCSTSTVSDIPEQGGLNASFHVNYNDIGHNFITTCPVMEHLFNSHALQQYILLCTQYILLHEEYQLYVLPRILESKRTAKSGRTKQKEADLEYSVAKKVEKMIRYIEMISLEQFLTTFVVEAFRMEECISLIFVYISCFEFSDKGI; encoded by the exons TGAAGTG ATGCCACATCTTGCAAAAACTTATGCAGCTGTCAATTCACTTATTACTATCGGTGGTCATGAAGCTTTGTCTTCAATCAATAG AAGTACATTATACATGTTTCTGCAGCGGATGAAACAGCCAAGTGGGGGTTTCAG GATGCATGATGGTGGAGAAATTGATGTTCGGGCCTGCTATACTGCCATTTCA GTTACAAGTATTTTGAACATTTTGGATGATGAACTAGTTCAGAATGTTGGAAATTACATATTAAG CTGTCAGACTTACGAAGGTGGCATTGGTGGAGAACCTAACTCTGAAGCACATGGTGG GTACACCTTTTGTGGGTTGGCTACAATGATTTTGATCAATGAGGTCCATCGTTTGGACTTGTCTCCTTTAATT GATTGGCTGGTATTTCGTCAAGGAGGGGAGTGTGGATTTCAAGGGAGAACCAATAAATTGGTTGATGGATGCTATTCCTTTTGGCAG GGAGGTTCTTTTGCATTATTACGAAGAGTCGGTTCATTTATTGATGAACAACTGATGAGGCCAGATGATGTTGGACGTTGCAGCACTTCCACAGTATCTGATATACCTGAACAGGGAG GTCTAAATGCTTCTTTCCATGTGAATTACAATGATATTGGTCATAACTTTATCACAACATGTCCAGTAATGGAGCACCTTTTCAACAGCCATGCATTGCAGCAATACATACTTCTATGCACACAG TATATACTTCTGCATGAGGAATATCAGCTCTATGTTCTACCCAGAATTTTGGAATCAAAGAGGACGGCAAAATCTGGACGCACCAAGCAAAAAGAAGCAGATTTGGAATATAGTGTTGCAAAGAAGGTTGAAAAAATGATTAG gtatattgagatgatttctttggagcaattcttgacaacatttgtagttgaagcctttagaatggaagaatgtatttcactaatttttgtttacatttcttgttttgaatttagtgataaaggaatctga